The Micromonospora sp. NBC_01740 genome includes a window with the following:
- a CDS encoding potassium channel family protein, with protein sequence MRIAIAGAGNVGRSIAQELIDNGHQVMLIERQPRMLRPDRVPAADWVLADACELASLEEADIAGCDVVVAATGDDKVNLVVSLLAKTEFAVPRVVARVNRAENEWLFTEQWGVDVAVSKPRVMAALVEEAVTVGDLVRLMTFRQGEANLVEITLPPTAPYVGEPLRAVPLPRDSALVAILRGKRVLVPTPDDPLEAGDELIFVCTAEVEDAVRAVMLGADSVERTREQR encoded by the coding sequence ATGCGCATCGCCATCGCCGGCGCGGGCAACGTGGGCCGCTCGATCGCGCAGGAGCTGATCGACAACGGCCACCAGGTGATGCTCATCGAGCGCCAGCCCAGGATGCTCCGCCCCGACCGGGTGCCGGCCGCCGACTGGGTGCTGGCCGACGCCTGCGAGCTGGCCAGCCTGGAGGAGGCCGACATCGCCGGTTGCGACGTGGTGGTCGCGGCCACCGGGGACGACAAGGTCAACCTGGTGGTCTCGCTGCTGGCCAAGACCGAGTTCGCGGTGCCCCGGGTGGTGGCCCGGGTCAACCGGGCCGAGAACGAGTGGCTCTTCACCGAGCAGTGGGGCGTCGACGTCGCGGTGAGCAAGCCGCGGGTGATGGCGGCCCTGGTCGAGGAGGCGGTCACCGTCGGCGACCTGGTCCGGCTGATGACGTTCCGGCAGGGCGAGGCGAACCTGGTGGAGATCACCCTGCCGCCGACCGCCCCGTACGTCGGGGAGCCGTTGCGCGCGGTCCCCCTGCCCCGCGACTCGGCGCTGGTGGCGATCCTGCGCGGCAAGCGGGTGCTGGTGCCCACGCCGGACGACCCGTTGGAGGCCGGCGACGAGCTGATCTTCGTGTGCACGGCGGAGGTCGAGGACGCGGTCCGCGCGGTGATGCTCGGGGCGGACAGCGTCGAGCGCACCCGCGAGCAGCGCTGA
- a CDS encoding APC family permease: MARPTSLLKRLLLGRPFRSDRLKHTLLPKRIALPVFASDALSSVAYAPDEILLTLSIAGASAYFFSPWIALAVVVVMLTVVASYRQNVHAYPSGGGDYEVATVNLGPRAGVAVASALLVDYVLTVAVSVSSGVANLGSVVPFVATHKVLIAVTAVVLLTAVNLRGLRESGTAFAIPTYGFIIVMVGMLLTGLVRVFVLGHDLRAPSAGLEIQAEHSVTGFALVFLLLRTFSSGCAALTGVEAISNGVPAFKAPKSRNAATTLLLLGTISVAMLVGIIWLSRLTGLQFVEDPRLQIISGPEGYVQKTVTTQLGETVFGSGSVLLFVVAGVTALILFLAANTAFNGFPVLGSILAQDRYLPRQLHTRGDRLAFSNGIVFLAVAAIVLIVGFQAEVTKLIQLYIVGVFVSFTLSQAGMIRHWNRHLRTARDPQARRRMLRSRAINTFGMAMTGAVLIVVLVTKFLLGAWIAIAAMAMIYVLMLGIRRHYDRVAAELTPPDEGRAVLPARNHAVVLVSKLHKPTLRAIAYARATRPDTLTAVTVNVDEKDTRELQAEWERRDLPVPLTVVDSPYREITRPILNYVAGVRRESPRDVVTVFIPEYVVGRWWEHLLHNQSALRLKGRLLFEPGVMVTSVPWQLASTAGKDLDRLDATLSRGPARGPRVAPRGTLPPSVPPVVSAPPGESGQSGGGER, encoded by the coding sequence GTGGCCAGACCCACCTCGCTGCTGAAGCGGCTGCTCCTCGGTCGACCGTTCCGGTCCGACCGGCTCAAGCACACGCTTCTGCCCAAGCGCATCGCGCTGCCCGTGTTCGCGTCCGACGCGCTCTCCAGCGTCGCGTACGCGCCCGACGAGATCCTGCTGACCCTCTCCATCGCCGGCGCCTCGGCGTACTTCTTCTCGCCGTGGATCGCCCTGGCCGTCGTGGTGGTGATGCTCACCGTCGTGGCCAGCTACCGGCAGAACGTGCACGCCTACCCCTCGGGCGGCGGCGACTACGAGGTGGCCACGGTCAACCTCGGACCCCGGGCGGGGGTCGCGGTGGCCAGCGCGCTGCTGGTGGACTACGTGCTCACGGTCGCGGTCTCGGTCTCCTCCGGGGTGGCCAACCTGGGCTCGGTGGTGCCGTTCGTGGCCACCCACAAGGTGCTGATCGCGGTGACCGCGGTGGTGCTGCTCACCGCGGTGAACCTGCGCGGCCTGCGGGAGTCCGGCACGGCCTTCGCCATCCCCACCTACGGCTTCATCATCGTGATGGTCGGGATGCTGCTCACCGGCCTGGTCCGGGTGTTCGTGCTCGGCCACGACCTGCGCGCGCCCAGCGCCGGCCTGGAGATCCAGGCCGAGCACAGCGTCACCGGCTTCGCCCTGGTCTTCCTGCTGCTGCGCACCTTCTCCTCGGGCTGCGCGGCGCTGACCGGCGTGGAGGCGATCTCCAACGGGGTGCCGGCGTTCAAGGCCCCGAAGAGCCGCAACGCGGCCACCACGCTGCTGCTGCTCGGCACCATCTCGGTGGCGATGCTGGTCGGCATCATCTGGCTGTCCCGCCTCACCGGCCTCCAGTTCGTCGAGGACCCGCGGCTCCAGATCATCTCCGGCCCCGAGGGGTACGTGCAGAAGACCGTCACCACCCAGCTCGGGGAGACGGTCTTCGGCTCCGGCTCGGTGCTGCTCTTCGTGGTCGCCGGGGTCACCGCGCTGATCCTCTTCCTCGCCGCGAACACCGCGTTCAACGGCTTCCCGGTGCTCGGCTCGATCCTCGCCCAGGACCGCTACCTGCCCCGGCAGCTGCACACCCGCGGCGACCGGCTGGCCTTCTCCAACGGCATCGTCTTCCTGGCCGTCGCCGCGATCGTGCTGATCGTCGGCTTCCAGGCCGAGGTGACCAAGCTCATCCAGCTCTACATCGTGGGCGTCTTCGTCTCGTTCACGCTCTCCCAGGCCGGCATGATCCGGCACTGGAACCGGCACCTGAGGACCGCGCGGGACCCGCAGGCGCGCCGGCGGATGCTCCGCTCCCGGGCGATCAACACCTTCGGCATGGCGATGACCGGCGCGGTGCTGATCGTCGTGCTCGTCACCAAGTTCCTGCTCGGCGCGTGGATCGCCATCGCCGCGATGGCGATGATCTACGTGCTGATGCTGGGCATCCGCCGACACTACGACCGGGTCGCGGCGGAGCTGACCCCGCCGGACGAGGGCCGCGCCGTGCTGCCCGCCCGCAACCACGCCGTCGTGCTGGTCAGCAAGCTGCACAAGCCGACGCTGCGGGCGATCGCGTACGCCCGGGCCACCCGGCCGGACACGCTGACCGCGGTGACCGTCAACGTCGACGAGAAGGACACCCGGGAGTTGCAGGCGGAGTGGGAGCGGCGGGACCTGCCCGTCCCGCTGACCGTGGTCGACTCGCCGTACCGGGAGATCACCCGCCCGATCCTGAACTACGTGGCCGGCGTCCGCCGGGAGTCGCCGCGCGACGTGGTCACGGTCTTCATCCCGGAGTACGTGGTGGGGCGCTGGTGGGAGCACCTGCTGCACAACCAGAGCGCGCTGCGCCTGAAAGGCCGGCTGCTCTTCGAACCGGGGGTGATGGTGACCAGCGTGCCGTGGCAGCTCGCCTCGACCGCCGGCAAGGACCTGGACCGGCTGGACGCCACACTGAGCCGGGGGCCGGCACGCGGCCCCCGGGTCGCGCCGCGCGGCACCCTGCCGCCGAGCGTCCCGCCCGTCGTGTCCGCGCCGCCCGGCGAGAGCGGCCAGAGTGGTGGAGGTGAACGGTGA
- the dut gene encoding dUTP diphosphatase encodes MTDVVPVPVRQLDPELPLPAYAHPGDAGADLVAATDVELPPGGRALVPTGVAIALPEGYVGLVHPRSGLAARLGVTVLNAPGTVDAGYRGEILVNLINHDRETPAKISRGDRIAQLVVQRVARADFRPVAELPESRRGTGGHGSTGGHAGLVPSPADGGQDAAPAAPDGRRSPDVRREERDRAGGRTEEVAG; translated from the coding sequence GTGACCGACGTCGTACCCGTGCCCGTACGGCAGCTCGACCCCGAGCTGCCGCTGCCGGCGTACGCCCATCCCGGCGATGCCGGCGCGGACCTGGTGGCCGCGACGGACGTCGAGTTGCCACCCGGCGGCCGGGCCCTGGTCCCGACCGGCGTGGCGATCGCGTTGCCCGAGGGGTACGTGGGCCTGGTCCACCCCCGTTCGGGGCTCGCCGCCAGACTCGGCGTGACGGTGCTCAACGCGCCCGGTACGGTCGACGCCGGCTACCGGGGTGAGATCCTGGTCAACCTGATCAACCATGATCGGGAGACACCGGCGAAGATCTCCCGTGGTGACCGCATCGCGCAGCTCGTCGTGCAGCGGGTGGCGCGGGCGGACTTCCGGCCGGTGGCCGAGCTGCCCGAGTCCCGGCGGGGGACCGGCGGCCACGGCTCCACGGGCGGCCACGCCGGCCTGGTGCCGTCCCCGGCGGACGGCGGGCAGGACGCGGCCCCGGCGGCGCCGGACGGACGGCGGTCGCCGGACGTGCGACGGGAAGAGCGGGACCGGGCAGGCGGCCGGACGGAAGAGGTGGCAGGGTGA
- a CDS encoding anhydro-N-acetylmuramic acid kinase — MKIVGLMSGTSYDGVDVAAAEFTLDGDTLRLRPLGHRALDYDDELREAIGALLPPGSTTIEAVCRLDNRLGEVFAEAAALGVELAGGAVDAVVSPGQTVFHWVADGRARGTLQLGAVARVAARVGVPVLSDLRSADVAAGGQGAPLVPAFDALLLDPADGAAPRAALNLGGIANLTVLAPGAPVLGYDVGPANALLDAAARRLLGRPCDLDGARAAAGRVHPGLLDALLAEPYYAAPPPKSTGKELFHAGYLDARLAALDEAVPADDVLATLTELTARVVAAECDRHGVAEVVAAGGGVRNPTLTARLAALGAGRWRLRTTDELGVPAQAKEAYAFALLGWLSWHGLPGALPSVTGAARAAVLGSWTPSGPAYRGTPAVPAPRRLRIAA; from the coding sequence ATGAAGATCGTCGGACTGATGTCGGGGACCTCCTACGACGGGGTGGACGTGGCCGCCGCCGAGTTCACCCTCGACGGGGACACGCTGCGGCTGCGCCCGCTGGGGCACCGCGCCCTCGACTACGACGACGAACTGCGCGAAGCGATCGGCGCGCTGCTGCCGCCCGGGAGCACCACGATCGAGGCGGTCTGCCGGCTGGACAACCGCCTCGGCGAGGTCTTCGCCGAGGCGGCGGCCCTCGGCGTCGAGCTGGCCGGCGGCGCGGTCGACGCGGTGGTCTCGCCCGGGCAGACGGTCTTCCACTGGGTCGCCGACGGGCGCGCCCGGGGCACCCTGCAACTGGGCGCGGTGGCCCGGGTGGCCGCCCGGGTGGGCGTACCCGTGCTCAGCGACCTGCGCTCGGCGGACGTCGCGGCCGGCGGGCAGGGCGCGCCCCTGGTCCCGGCGTTCGACGCGCTGCTGCTCGACCCGGCAGACGGTGCGGCCCCACGCGCCGCGCTCAACCTGGGCGGCATCGCCAACCTCACGGTGCTCGCGCCGGGCGCGCCGGTGCTCGGGTACGACGTCGGGCCCGCCAACGCGCTGCTCGACGCGGCGGCCCGCCGCCTCCTCGGGCGGCCCTGCGATCTCGACGGCGCCCGCGCGGCGGCCGGTCGGGTGCACCCCGGGCTGCTCGACGCGCTGCTCGCCGAGCCGTACTACGCGGCGCCGCCGCCCAAGTCGACAGGCAAGGAGCTGTTCCACGCCGGCTACCTGGACGCCCGGCTGGCCGCCCTCGACGAGGCGGTGCCGGCCGACGACGTGCTCGCCACCCTGACCGAACTGACCGCCCGGGTGGTGGCCGCCGAGTGCGACCGGCACGGCGTGGCGGAGGTGGTGGCGGCCGGCGGCGGGGTGCGCAACCCCACCCTGACCGCCCGGCTGGCGGCCCTCGGGGCGGGGCGCTGGCGGCTGCGCACCACCGACGAGCTGGGGGTGCCCGCGCAGGCCAAGGAGGCCTACGCGTTCGCCCTGCTGGGCTGGCTCTCCTGGCACGGGCTGCCCGGCGCGCTGCCCTCGGTGACCGGCGCCGCCCGGGCCGCCGTGCTGGGCTCCTGGACCCCGTCCGGGCCGGCGTACCGGGGCACCCCGGCCGTCCCGGCGCCCCGGCGGCTGCGGATCGCGGCCTGA
- the dxs gene encoding 1-deoxy-D-xylulose-5-phosphate synthase: MSVEEGTVHHTGLLATVRGPQDVKRMSAEELDVLAAEIRDFLIAKVSRTGGHVGPNLGVVELTLAMHRVFDSPRDRFLFDTGHQAYVHKIVTGRQAGFDRLRQRGGLSGYPSQAESEHDLIENSHASTALSYADGLAKAYALRGEQRSVVAVVGDGALTGGMCWEALNNIATARNPLVIVVNDNGRSYAPTIGGLADHLSSLRLNPGYEKVLDTVKEALGSTPLVGRPMYEVLHAVKRGIKDAVAPQAMFEDLGIKYVGPVDGHDVAAVESALRAAKNFGGPVIVHAVTRKGYGYRPAEEDEADCLHGPGSAFDIETGKLVAAPSVKWTHVFADELVAIADERPDVVGITAAMAEPTGIAKLARKHPNRVYDVGIAEQHAATSAAGLALGGLHPVVAVYATFLNRAFDQVLLDVAMHRLPVTFVLDRAGITGPDGPSHYGMWDMSVFGVVPGLRIAAPRDAATLREELREAVAVDDGPTIVRFPTGTVAADLPAVRRVGTVDVLAEAARKDVLLVAVGSFGHLGMEVATRVAGQGFGVTVVDPRWVRPVPAELVELAAGHRLVVTVEDGVRVGGVGDALAQAMRDADVRVPLKDLGVPADWHPHGTRAQILADLGLTAQDVARDVTGWISRLDVEPVEPVIAADDATAQN; encoded by the coding sequence ATGAGCGTTGAAGAGGGCACGGTCCACCACACCGGGCTGCTGGCCACCGTCCGGGGTCCGCAGGACGTCAAGCGGATGTCCGCCGAGGAGTTGGACGTCCTCGCCGCCGAGATCCGTGACTTCCTGATCGCCAAGGTCTCGCGTACCGGCGGGCACGTCGGCCCCAACCTGGGCGTGGTCGAGCTGACCCTGGCCATGCACCGGGTCTTCGACTCGCCCCGCGACCGGTTCCTGTTCGACACCGGCCACCAGGCGTACGTGCACAAGATCGTGACCGGGCGGCAGGCCGGCTTCGACCGGCTGCGCCAGCGCGGCGGCCTCTCCGGCTACCCGAGCCAGGCCGAGAGCGAGCACGACCTGATCGAGAACTCGCACGCCTCCACCGCCCTGTCCTACGCCGACGGCCTGGCCAAGGCGTACGCGCTGCGGGGCGAGCAGCGCAGCGTGGTCGCCGTGGTCGGCGACGGCGCGCTCACCGGCGGCATGTGCTGGGAGGCGCTGAACAACATCGCCACCGCCCGCAACCCGCTGGTGATAGTGGTCAACGACAACGGCCGGTCCTACGCGCCGACCATCGGCGGCCTCGCCGACCACCTCTCCTCGCTGCGGCTCAATCCCGGCTACGAGAAGGTGCTCGACACCGTCAAGGAGGCACTCGGCTCGACGCCGCTGGTCGGCCGGCCGATGTACGAGGTGCTGCACGCCGTCAAGCGGGGCATCAAGGACGCCGTCGCCCCGCAGGCGATGTTCGAGGACCTCGGCATCAAGTACGTCGGCCCGGTCGACGGGCACGACGTGGCCGCGGTCGAGTCGGCGCTGCGCGCGGCGAAGAACTTCGGCGGCCCGGTGATCGTGCACGCCGTCACCCGTAAGGGCTACGGCTACCGCCCGGCCGAGGAGGACGAGGCCGACTGCCTGCACGGCCCCGGCAGCGCCTTCGACATCGAGACCGGCAAGCTGGTCGCCGCCCCGTCGGTGAAGTGGACGCACGTCTTCGCCGACGAGCTGGTCGCGATCGCCGACGAGCGGCCCGACGTGGTGGGCATCACCGCCGCGATGGCCGAGCCCACCGGCATAGCCAAGCTGGCCCGCAAGCACCCGAACCGGGTCTACGACGTGGGCATCGCCGAGCAGCACGCGGCCACCTCCGCCGCCGGCCTGGCCCTCGGCGGGCTGCACCCCGTGGTGGCGGTCTACGCGACCTTCCTCAACCGCGCCTTCGACCAGGTCCTGCTGGACGTGGCGATGCACCGGCTGCCGGTGACCTTCGTGCTGGACCGGGCCGGCATCACCGGCCCCGACGGGCCCAGCCACTACGGCATGTGGGACATGTCCGTCTTCGGGGTCGTGCCGGGCCTGCGGATCGCCGCGCCCCGCGACGCCGCCACCCTGCGCGAGGAGCTGCGCGAGGCTGTGGCCGTCGACGACGGCCCCACCATCGTCCGCTTCCCGACCGGCACCGTCGCCGCCGACCTGCCGGCCGTGCGCCGGGTCGGCACCGTCGACGTGCTGGCCGAGGCGGCGCGCAAGGACGTGCTGCTGGTGGCGGTCGGCTCCTTCGGCCACCTGGGCATGGAGGTGGCCACCCGGGTCGCCGGGCAGGGCTTCGGGGTGACCGTGGTCGACCCGCGCTGGGTCCGCCCGGTCCCGGCCGAGCTGGTCGAGCTGGCCGCCGGGCACCGCCTCGTGGTCACCGTCGAGGACGGCGTCCGGGTCGGTGGCGTGGGTGACGCCCTCGCCCAGGCGATGCGGGACGCCGACGTCCGGGTGCCGCTGAAGGACCTGGGCGTGCCAGCCGACTGGCACCCGCACGGCACCCGCGCGCAGATCCTCGCCGACCTCGGCCTGACCGCGCAGGACGTGGCCCGCGACGTCACCGGCTGGATCTCCCGGCTGGACGTCGAGCCGGTCGAGCCGGTGATCGCCGCCGACGACGCGACCGCACAGAACTGA
- a CDS encoding DUF3159 domain-containing protein yields MTTGQHRAAQPESDPQGEEPLPTLAEQMADQLGGWRGLVESSIPVVVFVLANIIGELRPAVIASVAVALAIAGLRLAQRRPVRHAVNGLFGVAVGAAIAWRTGDERDFYLPGILYGIGYGLALLLSAALRQPLVGWIWSVLVAKGRSEWRDDPRLVRTFTGLTVLWGVVWLAKVGVQAGLYLAHQDTALGVARLVLGYPPYVLLLLITVWTVRRVTREAESEALPGG; encoded by the coding sequence ATGACGACGGGACAGCACCGGGCGGCACAGCCGGAGAGCGACCCGCAGGGCGAGGAGCCGCTGCCCACCCTCGCCGAGCAGATGGCCGACCAGCTCGGCGGCTGGCGGGGCCTGGTCGAGTCCAGCATCCCGGTGGTCGTCTTCGTGCTGGCCAACATCATCGGCGAGCTGCGGCCCGCCGTGATCGCCTCGGTGGCCGTGGCCCTCGCGATCGCCGGGCTCCGGCTGGCGCAGCGCCGCCCGGTCCGGCACGCGGTCAACGGGCTCTTCGGCGTCGCCGTCGGCGCCGCGATCGCCTGGCGCACCGGCGACGAACGCGACTTCTACCTTCCCGGCATCCTCTACGGCATCGGCTACGGACTGGCCCTGCTGCTCTCGGCGGCGCTCCGGCAGCCCCTCGTGGGGTGGATCTGGTCGGTGCTGGTGGCCAAGGGCCGCTCGGAGTGGCGCGACGATCCGCGCCTGGTACGCACCTTCACCGGGCTCACCGTGCTGTGGGGCGTGGTGTGGCTGGCCAAGGTGGGCGTGCAGGCGGGGCTCTACCTCGCCCACCAGGACACGGCGCTCGGCGTGGCGCGGCTGGTGCTGGGTTACCCGCCGTACGTGCTGCTGCTGCTGATCACGGTCTGGACGGTCCGCCGGGTCACCCGGGAGGCGGAGTCCGAGGCGCTGCCCGGCGGCTGA
- a CDS encoding class I SAM-dependent RNA methyltransferase translates to MRAHGNDRGLEEAERVELTVGAVAPGGHCVARVDGQVVFVRHALPGERVVAEVTEVHKGFVRADAVSVLEAAPDRVEQPCPYAKPGRCGGCDLQHVAPAAQLDWKAAVVREQLTRLGGLTDAELDALGVRVEALPGGPLGWRSRVRYAVDGAGRAGLLKHRSHEVVPIDRCLIAHPAIRELPVLAPTGARWPDADAVETVASTGGDVAVTAVADGAPRTVSGPDRVREVATGREWTLPASSFWQVHPAAADTLVDAVLELVDPRPGERAWDLYGGAGLFAAALAGRVGDAGRVTLVESAAQGVAAARENLRDLPRVEVVPARVETALARRRITGPVDVVVLDPPRSGAGARVVRDIVAAGPRAVAYVACDPAAFARDVRTFAGLGWRLTVLRGFDLFPMTQHVELVGLLLPPDGAAR, encoded by the coding sequence GTGAGGGCGCACGGTAACGACCGGGGGCTGGAGGAGGCCGAGCGGGTCGAGCTGACCGTGGGGGCGGTCGCGCCCGGCGGGCACTGCGTCGCGCGGGTGGACGGCCAGGTGGTCTTCGTCCGGCACGCGCTGCCCGGCGAGCGGGTGGTCGCCGAGGTCACCGAGGTGCACAAGGGGTTCGTCCGGGCCGACGCGGTGAGCGTGCTCGAGGCCGCCCCGGACCGGGTCGAGCAGCCCTGCCCGTACGCGAAGCCGGGCCGGTGCGGCGGGTGCGACCTGCAACACGTCGCCCCGGCCGCCCAGCTCGACTGGAAGGCGGCGGTGGTGCGCGAGCAGCTCACCCGCCTCGGCGGGCTCACCGACGCCGAGCTGGACGCCCTCGGCGTCCGGGTCGAGGCGCTGCCAGGCGGGCCGCTCGGCTGGCGCTCCCGGGTCCGCTACGCCGTCGACGGGGCCGGCCGGGCCGGCCTGCTCAAGCACCGCTCGCACGAGGTGGTCCCGATCGACCGCTGCCTGATCGCCCACCCGGCGATCCGCGAGCTGCCCGTGCTGGCCCCGACCGGGGCGCGCTGGCCGGACGCGGACGCGGTCGAGACCGTCGCCTCCACCGGCGGGGACGTGGCCGTGACCGCCGTCGCCGACGGGGCGCCCCGCACGGTGAGCGGCCCGGACCGGGTCCGCGAGGTGGCCACCGGCCGGGAGTGGACGCTGCCGGCGTCGTCGTTCTGGCAGGTCCACCCGGCCGCCGCCGACACCCTGGTCGACGCCGTGCTGGAGCTGGTCGACCCGCGCCCGGGGGAGCGGGCCTGGGACCTCTACGGCGGGGCGGGGCTCTTCGCCGCCGCGCTCGCCGGCCGGGTCGGCGACGCGGGCCGTGTCACCCTGGTCGAGTCGGCGGCGCAGGGCGTCGCCGCCGCCCGGGAGAACCTGCGCGACCTGCCCCGGGTGGAGGTCGTGCCGGCCCGGGTGGAGACCGCGCTGGCCCGCCGCCGGATCACCGGCCCGGTCGACGTGGTGGTGCTCGACCCGCCGCGCTCCGGCGCGGGCGCCCGGGTGGTGCGCGACATCGTGGCCGCCGGTCCCCGCGCGGTGGCGTACGTGGCCTGCGACCCGGCCGCCTTCGCCCGCGACGTGCGCACCTTCGCCGGGCTGGGCTGGCGGCTGACCGTGCTGCGCGGCTTCGACCTGTTCCCGATGACCCAGCACGTCGAGCTGGTCGGTCTGCTCCTGCCGCCCGACGGAGCCGCCCGCTAG
- a CDS encoding potassium channel family protein — protein MHVVIMGCGRVGSTLAYSLESRGHSVAVIDHDADAFRRLGPDFAGITVTGAGFDGEVLRQAGIERADAFAAVSSGDNSNIISARLARETFGVSRVAARIYDQRRAQVYERLGIPTVATVRWTAERMLRHLVPEGNVEIFRDPTSTVSIIEVPVHKDWVSRPVRALEGATGARVAYLIRFGIGTLPTRSSVVQEGDQLFMLVTDDIAETVTSVAAAPPEGGL, from the coding sequence GTGCATGTCGTGATCATGGGTTGTGGCCGGGTCGGCTCGACCCTCGCCTACAGCCTGGAGTCCCGGGGGCACTCGGTCGCGGTCATCGACCACGACGCCGACGCCTTCCGCCGGCTCGGCCCGGACTTCGCCGGGATCACCGTCACCGGCGCCGGCTTCGACGGGGAGGTGCTGCGGCAGGCCGGCATCGAGCGGGCGGACGCCTTCGCGGCCGTCTCCAGCGGCGACAACTCCAACATCATCTCGGCCCGGCTCGCCCGGGAGACGTTCGGCGTGTCCCGGGTGGCGGCGCGGATCTACGACCAGCGCCGCGCGCAGGTCTACGAGCGGCTCGGCATCCCCACCGTGGCCACCGTCCGGTGGACCGCCGAACGGATGCTGCGGCACCTGGTGCCGGAGGGGAACGTGGAGATCTTCCGCGACCCGACGAGCACGGTGTCGATCATCGAGGTGCCGGTGCACAAGGACTGGGTCAGCCGGCCGGTACGCGCCCTGGAGGGGGCGACCGGGGCCCGGGTGGCGTACCTGATCCGCTTCGGCATCGGCACGCTGCCGACCCGCTCCAGCGTCGTCCAGGAGGGCGACCAGCTCTTCATGCTGGTCACCGACGACATCGCGGAGACGGTCACGTCGGTGGCGGCGGCGCCGCCGGAAGGAGGGCTGTGA
- a CDS encoding OB-fold nucleic acid binding domain-containing protein: MSTDEGRGPLRRMLRRLTASEAEIEAQELRRESAEHGGVPAGQCMRGQVVSVAGRLRTVVYTPRTNLPTLEADLYDGSDVVTLVWLGRRHIAGIEPGRHLTARGRVAVRDDRKVIYNPYYELEPPK, translated from the coding sequence ATGTCGACCGACGAGGGCCGGGGTCCGCTGCGCCGCATGCTGCGACGGCTGACGGCGAGCGAGGCGGAGATCGAGGCGCAGGAGCTGCGCCGGGAGAGCGCCGAGCACGGCGGTGTACCGGCCGGGCAGTGCATGCGGGGCCAGGTGGTCTCGGTGGCCGGTCGGCTGCGTACGGTCGTCTACACCCCGCGGACCAACCTGCCCACGCTGGAGGCGGACCTCTACGACGGCAGCGACGTGGTCACCCTGGTCTGGCTGGGCCGGCGGCACATCGCCGGGATCGAGCCCGGCCGGCACCTGACCGCGCGCGGCCGGGTGGCGGTGCGCGACGACCGCAAGGTCATCTACAACCCGTACTACGAGCTGGAACCGCCGAAGTGA
- a CDS encoding DUF3710 domain-containing protein: MIFSRKRDSAGRHARDERTTEVLDSHEESTPARGPYDISEAPEGVQRLDLGSLHIPAVRDVEVRVQADPEGVIQQVVLVHGPNALQLGVFAAPRSEGIWDEVREEIRQSLFNDGAAAQEVQGEYGTELHARVRTPDGLTALRFVGIDGPRWMVRGVYQGEVATDPAAAGPLAECLDGLVVDRGQEAKPVREPLPLRLPREVADQAGTEAPADGNPAPAPREA, encoded by the coding sequence GTGATCTTCTCCCGGAAGCGGGACAGTGCCGGACGGCACGCCCGTGACGAGCGGACGACCGAGGTCCTCGACTCGCACGAGGAGTCGACCCCGGCCCGCGGCCCGTACGACATCTCCGAGGCGCCCGAGGGGGTGCAGCGGCTCGACCTGGGCAGCCTGCACATCCCGGCGGTGCGGGATGTCGAGGTGCGGGTGCAGGCCGACCCGGAGGGCGTGATCCAGCAGGTCGTGCTCGTGCACGGTCCGAACGCGCTCCAGCTCGGCGTCTTCGCCGCGCCGCGCTCCGAGGGCATCTGGGACGAGGTGCGCGAGGAGATCCGCCAGTCGCTGTTCAACGACGGCGCGGCGGCCCAGGAGGTCCAGGGCGAGTACGGCACCGAGCTGCACGCCCGGGTGCGTACCCCGGACGGGCTGACCGCCCTGCGGTTCGTCGGCATCGACGGGCCGCGCTGGATGGTCCGCGGCGTCTACCAGGGCGAGGTGGCCACCGACCCGGCCGCCGCCGGCCCGCTGGCCGAGTGCCTCGACGGCCTGGTGGTCGACCGGGGCCAGGAGGCCAAGCCGGTGCGCGAGCCGCTGCCGCTGCGGCTGCCCCGCGAGGTGGCCGACCAGGCGGGCACCGAGGCACCGGCCGACGGCAACCCCGCGCCCGCGCCCCGCGAGGCCTGA
- a CDS encoding DUF3093 domain-containing protein translates to MSPSSPSPAPPAAVPPQHAERLGLPWWLWLGGLAAATLLALEVWMGAPGVRAWLPFVVLLPATVAGLAWLGRIRIAVRDDELRVDDARLPVRFVADVVPLDAAGRREVLGVGADPLAFVVQRPWIPGAVQVVLDDPADPTPFWVVSTRHPVELAEALLAARDAART, encoded by the coding sequence CTGTCACCATCCTCGCCGTCCCCGGCGCCGCCCGCGGCGGTGCCCCCGCAGCACGCCGAGCGGCTCGGTCTGCCCTGGTGGCTGTGGCTGGGTGGCCTGGCTGCGGCCACGCTGCTGGCCCTCGAGGTCTGGATGGGCGCCCCCGGCGTCCGCGCCTGGCTGCCCTTCGTCGTGCTGCTCCCGGCGACCGTCGCCGGCCTGGCCTGGCTGGGCCGGATCCGGATCGCCGTACGCGACGACGAGCTGCGGGTGGACGACGCCCGGCTGCCGGTCCGGTTCGTCGCCGACGTCGTCCCGCTGGACGCCGCCGGCCGGCGTGAGGTGCTCGGGGTCGGCGCCGACCCGCTGGCGTTCGTGGTGCAGCGGCCGTGGATCCCCGGCGCCGTGCAGGTGGTCCTCGACGACCCGGCCGACCCCACCCCGTTCTGGGTGGTCAGCACCCGGCACCCGGTCGAGCTGGCCGAGGCGCTCCTCGCCGCCCGCGACGCCGCCCGGACCTGA